Within the Gorilla gorilla gorilla isolate KB3781 chromosome 15, NHGRI_mGorGor1-v2.1_pri, whole genome shotgun sequence genome, the region taataaatgatagcacagatcaaaatttaaaaatttacaaaattctcAATAGATTTCACAATTGTGAAATCTATTGTGCAAAGTCCCATGCTTTCTTTTAATATTGTatacttattatatttttaagggGTACTTTTTAACGGCTGATTTATTATCAAATAAACTTTCTATAATTTGACAGAACAATATAAactcttatttttctcctttctacctAGAACATACATATGACGGTTGAGAAAGACACATATTCTGatcatgaagaaataaacacaAGTTAAATATGACTAAGCAGAAAGATGGAAGGACCAGGAAGAGTGATGCTAACTTGGAGCCACTATGCAGGCTCTAAACTCCTCTACAATCATCCTCCTTTGTGAGAAAAATACATaagtcacttttaaaataaatagaaacctgGACACGCTTCTTAGCtggtttaagtattttaaaaacattgatgaattaaacacaaaaatttgGGGAAATCTCATTACTTACCTtaaattttgacattttctttacaGATCATGAGTTACTTAATGCTCTTCCACTCCTGAGTTTACATTGTAAATTAAAGTTAtgttggctttaaaaaataacctattaaaaataatgatctaaatttatactttaattttaactAATAGTATGATCTCTTATTATTTACCTCTGATAAAGTCCAAATGTTTGTAGGCCTATAGCTCTGatgatatacaatgaaatatctttctCATGAGTGTAGAATATCTAGATTATATTTAATGCATTTCCTTTTTGAGGAAAAggaaacccttaataaaatagCTTCAAAtacttggttttaaaaaatgagaaaacaaatacattACAGGACTTTTGGATTTATCACCAACATGTGAAGGGCTCAGAAGTTGTCACTCCTGGccttacaataataataataataaaagctatacaaATTGAAAATCAATGACTTTTCTTAGGTCTATCAGAAAACTGTGAAAGCAGGGCAAACATCACCACAAAATTGAGAGAAACTGGCACACCAGAGAGCCATAGCCAAGATCTACTTCCTGTAGCAGAAGTGGCTAGAGCCGTAACTTGTATGAACACTTCAGTGGTAATTTTAACAATTTGTGGAGGCCAGGTATGGATTAGGGTGAGGGAGGAAGCTCATGGGGACAGTTTTTTTCATACTTCAGACTTGCATGAATTTGGTATTCAGGAACCTACCAGGTTCTAATGGTAAAaagctgagaaaaatatttttaaaattagcagagATAGAGGAAGAGTAATCATAGTGACCTATAAGAGCcttcttcaaaacaaaaacataccatTTAGGGAAAAGGACATTACCAGAGCCTTATTACACCCAGAGGAAGGGCACTGATTCATTTaaccttctttttttcctcccaggGAGAAATTCtccaattctttattttattttatgttaagttcaggggtacacattcaggatgtgcaggtttgttacataagtaaatgtgtgccatggtgaatTTGCTGCACCTAACAAGCCATCACCTGTCCAGTAAGCCTAGAATGCATTAGCTagttttcctgatgctctccctctctctgcccctgccgacagaccccagtgtgtgttgttcctctccctgtgtgtatgtgttctcGTTGTTTAGCTAACACTTATAAATGTGAACATGCATGTTCTACTTATAAgtagaacatgcaatgtttggttttctgttcctgcattagtttgctgaggataatggctttcagctccatccatgtgcctgcaaaggacttgatctcatttccttttatggCTACATGGTATTCCATGtggtatatgtactatattttatttacccaatctgtcattgatgggcatttgggttgatttcatgtattagctattgtgaatagtgttgcaatgaacatacacatacatgtatctttataataaaatgatttatattcctttgggtacatacccagtaatgggattgctgggtcaaatggtatttctggttctaggacttcaaggaattgccacagtcttccacaatggttgaactaatttatattcctaccaacagtgtaaaagcattcctatttctctgcaacctcaacaGCCTcagttgtttcttgactttttaataatcaccattctgactagtgtgagatggtatctcactgtggttttgatttgcatttctctaatgattagtgatgttgaactttttttttgcagtttgttggccacataaatgtcttcttttgagaagtgcctgtccatgtcctttgcccactttttaatagggttgtttgtttttttcttgtaaatttgtttaagttccttgtaaattcttgatattagacctttgtcagatggataaatagcaaatttttctccattctgtaggttgtctgttcactgtgatgatagtttcttttgctgagcagaagctctttagtttaattagaccccatttgttaatttttcttttgttgctattgtttttggcatttttgtcatgaaatctttgcctatgcctatgtcctgaatggtattgcctagattttcttctagggtttttatagttttgggttttacatttaagtctttaacgtatcttgagctaatttttgtataaggtgtaaggaagggggtccagtttcaattttctgcatatggctaaccagttcttccagcaccattaaatagaaaatcctttccccattgcttgtttttgtcaggtttcttgaagatcagatggttgtagctgtgtggtcttatttctgagttatcgattctgttctattggtctatgagtctgtttttgtaccatcaccatgctgttttgtttatatgctggtttggtagccttgtagtgtagtttgaagtaaGGTAGCATGATCCCccccagctttgttatttttgcttaatgTTTTCTTGGCTATACAGACTCTTCTttgtccatatgaattttaaaacagattattctaattctgtgaaaaatgtcaatggtagtATAAGGGGaagagcattgaatctataaattattttgggtagtatggccattttaatcaTATTGGTTCTTTCTATCACTTCCCttcttagctgtattcctaggtattttattctctttgtaacaacTGTGGAattggagttcattcatgatttggctctctgcttgtctgttgttagtGTGTAGGAATCctggtgatttttgcacactgattttgtatcctgagattttgctgaagttgcctatcagcttaaaaagcttttgagctgagacaatggggttttctagataaaggatcatgtcatctgcagagataatttggcttcctctcttcctatctgaataccatttgtttctttctcttgcttgattggcctggccagaacttccaatactatgttgaataggagtagtgagaaagggcatccttgtcatgtgccTCTTTTCATTGAAAATGCTtacagttttttcccattcagtatgatatgcaTTGTttgtttgtcataaatggctgttaatattttgaggtatggtccttcaatacctagtttattgagagtttttaacatgaatggatattgaattttaacatgaagagttgttgaaaggccttttctgcatctattgagataattatgaggtttttatctttagttctgtttatgtgatggattacgtttattgatttgcatatgttgaaccagccttgtatcctggggatgaagccaacttgattgtggtggataagcttttggatgtgctgctggatttggtttgccagtattttattgaggatttttgcatcgatgttcatcagggatattggcctgaagttttcttgtatctctgccaggctttggtatcaggatgatgctggcctcataacatgaattagggaggagtctctcctctTCAAtcaattggaatagtttcagaagaaatagcgctggctcctctttgtacatctggtagaattccaCCATAATTCCATCTGGTCCTGGTCTTTcattggttggtaggctatatattactgccttaatttcagaacttgttattggtctattcagggattcaacttcttcctggttcaatcttgggagggtttatgtgtccaggaatttatccatttcttctagattttctagtttatttgcatggaggtgtttatagcattctctgatggttgtttgtatttctgtaaactcagtgttgatatcccctttatcattttttattgtgtctatttgatcgtctctcttttcttattagtctagctaaaactatttgttaatttttctcaaaaaagaaattcctggatttgttgatttttcgAAGGGTTTTTCCTGTCTTTATCTCCtctagttttgctctgatcttacttatttcttgccttctgctagctttggagtttgtttgttcttggttctctagttctttaaactgtgatgttaggatgtcgatttgagatatttctaactttctgatgtggacatttagtgctatacatttccctcaaTGCTgttttagctgtatcccagagattctgggacattatctctttgttctcattagtttcaaataacttcttgatttctgccttaatttcattttttacccagtagtcattcagaagcaggttgctacatttccatgtagttgtgcagttttcagtgagtttcttaattttgagttctaatttgattgtactgtggtctgagagactataatgattttagttattttgcatttgcggaggagtgttttacttccaattatgtgatcgattttagagtaagtgccatgtacCTCCAAgatgaatgtatattctgtcatttttgaatggagagttctgtacatatttatcaggtccacttgatctagAGCTGAGTTTGAGTCCTGAATATCcgtgttaactttctgtcttgataatttgtctaatattgacagtggggtgttaaagtcccccactattattatgtgagagtctaagcctctttgtaggtctctaagaacttgttttatgaatctgggtcctctAGAATTGGGTGCatgtgtatttaggatagttacttcttcttgatgaattgaatacttcaccattatgtaattcccttctttgtctttttttatctttgttgatttaaagcctgttttctcagacactagaattgcaacccctccttttcctgctttccatttgcttggtaaattttcctccatctctttattttgagcctatgtgtgtctttgtacaTGAGATGGTTcgcttgaatacagcacactggtgggtcttgactatccagtttgccagtctatgtcttttaattgggacattcagtccatttacatttaaggttaatattgttatgtgtgaatttggtcctgtcattatgatgctatctggttatttCAAAGACTTGTTAATGTTGTTGCTTCATAGTATCATTGGTCTGTGTACTTtactgtgtttttgtagtggctggtaatggtttttcctttccatattcagtgcttactttaggagctcttgcaaggcaggcttggttgtgatgaattccctcagtatttgcttgtctgagaaggattttatttctcctttgctcatgaagcttagtttggccagatatgaaattctgagctggaaattcttttctttaagagtgttgaatattagccaccaatttcttctggcttatagggtttctgctgaggagTCTACTGTTattctgatggacttccctttgtaggtgacctggcccttaacaattttccttcattttgaccttggagataCTGACGATTATGTGTtttgggttgatcttctcatggatcTTACTGAAGTCCTCTGAatttcccgaatttgaatgttggcctgtcttgctgggTTGGGGAAATCCTCCTGAATGatttcctgaagtatgttttccaacttggtttcattctccccatttctttcaggtaccccaatcagttgtaggtttggtctttttacataattccatagttctctgattatttttcattccttttcagttttttctctaatcttatctgcctttcttttttttttttttttttttttgagacggagtcttgctttgtcgcccaggctggagtgcagtggcgcgatctcggctcactgcaagctccacctcccgggttcacgccattctcctgcctcagcctcccgagtagctgggactacaggcgcccactaccacgcccggctaattttttgtatttttagtagagacggggtttcaccgtgttagccaggatggtctcgatctcctgacctcgtgatccgcccgcctcggcctcccaaagtgctgggattacaggcgtgagccaccgcgcccggccctgcctttcttatttcagcaagatagtctttgagctctgagatttttcctctgcttggtctatttgGTTATTTATGCTTGTGGTAgcattgtgaagttctcgtgttgtgtttttcaggtccatcaggtcatttatgttcctctataaactggttattctggtttACAGTTCCTATAATGTTTTCATGGTTATTAGCTTCTTTGAATTGTTTTAGAACATTCTTTAGCTCAGCAAaatttattacccaccttctgaagaatacttctgtcagttcatccacCTCAAGCTTCcacccagttctgtgcccttgctggagaggtgttgcaatcatttggaggagaaaaggcactctggctttttgagtttttagcatttttgcattgattctttctcatctctgtgagCTTATCTTAGATCCTTGAGGCTGCTGATATTTGGAAGGGGTTTTTGTGGGGTCATTTTTGtggatgtttttgttgttgttgttttctgttggtttgtttttctttcaacagtCAGACCCCTCTTCCTTATCAGGGCTGCCGCACTTTgttgggggtccactccagaccctactCACTTGGTTCCTCTCCCACCTGgaggtgtcaccagtggaggctgcagaacagcaaggatggctgcctgctccttcctctgtgagctccatcccagaggggcactgatGTGATGCCAGCAGGAACACTCCTGTATAACGTGCTTGGAGACCCCTGTTGGTGGTCTCAGTCAGTTAGGGAGTATGTACAGGATCAGGGACCACTTAACAAAGCACTCTGGCTGCCCCTTGGCAGAGAGGGTGCACTGCACTGGAGGGAATCTCCCTTGTCCAGAAATGTCCAGACCCTTCAGAGACAGCAGGCaggaaagactaagtctgctgaACCACAGAGACTGTGGCTGCCCCTCCCCACAGGAGTTCTGCCCAGgaagatcagagttctgtccataAACCTCTGGCTGGAGTTGGTGAAATTCCCACAAGGGGTCCCCACCCAATGACTAGGGATGGATCCAGGTTCCACCTaaaaaaagcagtctggccatgatcTGCCACAGCTGCTGTGCTCCTGATCTAAACCTGTCTCCCCAGCACCACCAGGGGAAAACAACCAACTGGAGCCACAGTGATAGTAACCACCCCTTCCCCTGGGAACTCAGTCATCTTAGACAGTCTCCAGTCTGCTGTCACTGGCCACAGCCTGAGCGGTGATGATAGTCTGCATAACTCTGTGCTTGGCACGCAAGGCCCTGGTGGCGTGGGCTCATaaggggatctcctgatctgtGAGTTGCACAGATCCATGGAAAAAGCATGGTTTCTCAGGAAAGGTAGCACtatcactcactgcctcccttgacTGGGGATGGGAGTGCCCCTTGCCCTATGCAGCTCCCAAGTGAGGCATTGCTCCACCCTGCTTTTCCTTGCTCTCTGTGGGTCACGCCAATCACCTTGTCAGTCCCAATGAGAGAATCTGGATACCTCAGATGAAGGTGCAGAATTCACTCACCATTTTTGTTCTTCCACGTGGGAGTCACAGACCACAGCTGCTGCTAATTGGCCATCTTGGCACCTCCCCATTTAACCTTCTTTTCTCATCTAAAGGGGATGAAGGATGAAACTGTCccaaagaaaagtttataaaccaattaagggagaaaataaaattcaactagGCTTGTAGAATAATCAGTGGCAATCATGAAATCCACTTCCCAATTTGGCCCACTTCTTTGTAGCTGGTTGCTGCTTACTCCCCCAAGATAGTGTAGCCCTTGTCACAAGActgtgttccttttcttttctatagaTAAAATCTAAGGCATGTGAGATGACATGCTTTCTGTTTGAGTTTCTCCTTTATGTTAGGCATACTGATAAAACTGTTGATGCCAGTTGATCTGAAGGTCCCAGCAAGGAGCCGACTCACGGAAGAATGCAGTTTTCACATCGTGATGACTTAATCTTCCTTGACCTGACCAATCGACAACCCCAATTCTCCAGACCCTCACCGGCCACAATCCCCTTAAAAACCCTGGCTCAGAACCCCTCAAGCAGACAGATTTGAAGCTTGAGGATTTCTTCCATCTCTTTGCCCAATGGCATTGTGATTATTAAACTCTTTTCCTGCTGCAAATTATGATGTCTCAGTGAACTGGTCTATTGCTGCTCAGTGGGCATATGAATCTAGAAGTCCTGTAATAGGGACAAAAGATAAACTACTGGCAAAACACTTGTAAAAGTCATAACCCAAGACATAGGCCCACTGAGAGACGGATATTCAATCGAGCACTATAGAACATATTTCTCTGctcataccataaaatttaaacCAACATGACTCCAATATAAGGGGATAGACAAAAGAGCTACAAGAAACAGACACTGTTTGAAGATGAGTACTTAAGGAAACCCAAAGTTAAGGGAGGAGACAAAAACAAGGACACTAGAGGAATTTGAAACCTTCAGAAACTTGAGCTATAACAAATACTAAATGCAGTCCAACTCCAAGACAGATTAACATATATCCTCAGTTTAACTTTATCTCAGTATCAATTTATCTCAGCATCAATTTATCTCAATATCTATTATGGATACAACATGTCTGGCTCtcaacaatggcaacaaaattacaaaacatggtaaaaggcaaggaaaaaaaatcacaatctgAAGAGACATGATGATCATCAGAACAAGACTCAGTGATGACGATGCATATTTTGGAAATAGCAATCAAGAAATTTTatataactatgattaatatgttaaggACACTAgtggaaaatgtagaaaatattcaataaaagatGATTAGTATaagcagagagatgaaaattctaacaaagaaccaaaagaaaaggctagaaattaaaataactccaatagatttttttaaaaaatgctttcagtGGTTTCATTAGTAGACCAGACACGTTTGGGGAAAGAATTAGTGAAACTAAAGATAggtcaaaaatacattttaaaacaaagtgccaagaaaaaaataaatgaaaaaaaaaagtgaaggacaTCAAAGACCCACTAGGCAGTTTCTAAAGTTGTACAAAATGGGAAATTAGAatagcagaaggaagagaaatagagaaatgagGAGAATCTATCTAAATGAGTAATGGTCAAGAAATTTTAAAGCATAATGACATGAAACAAACGACCGGTCCAGGAAGGTCAGAGAATATAATTCatgacaaacaaaaatacagcaCCAGACATAGCATTTACTAtatgtagaataaaataaaataaatcaataaatagacaaagagaaaatcttgagaGAATCTGGATTGAAAACTACATTCCttgtagagaaaaaagagtaaggaTTTCAGCCCACTTCCACTAAGAAACCAGGCAAGAAAGCAGAGAGTAGAGGGAAATGTTTAAAGTGTTAAAGGAATAAATGCACCAACTTAGAATTCTACATCTAGCAAAATTGTACTTCAAAAGCAGAGGGGAAATCAGAATTTACCAGACAATAAAACACTAACAGAACATACTGCCAGAAAACTTTCCTGCAAATGTGTTAAAAGAGGTTATTCATGGAGAAGAATGATATAGATCAGAAACCTGTATTTACAATAAGAAAGCAAGtgtgttgaaaaagaaaaaaaatgtttttttattgtaaatctaTTTAAACTATATGTTTGTTTAAAGTAATATTAGTAAATGTGTTGGGCAATTACAGCATGTGGGTAAGTGAAAGGACTGATGGTGATGTTAGAAAAGATACGAAGGATGAACTGGGACTATTCTAttaatgtgtccagaattggtgggttcttggtctcactgacttcaagaatgaagctgcggaccctcatggtgagtgttacagttcttaaagatggtgtgtccggagtttgttccttctgatgttcgaacgtgttcggagtttcttccttctggtgggttcgtggtctcgctggcttcaggagtaaagctgcagaccttcgcagtgagtgtcacagctcttaaggtggcacgtctggagttgttcattcctcccggtgggttcgtggtctcgctggcctcaggagtgaagctgcagaccttcgcggtggttgttacagctcataaaggcagtgtggactgaaagagtgagcagcaagatttattgcaaacagcGAAAACACAAGGCTTCCAaggtgtggaaggggacccaagcggattgccactgctggctgtggcagcctgtttttattcccttatctgacccccacccacatcctgctgattggtccagcTTACAGAGaactgattggtccgttttgacagggtgctgattgctgcgtttacaaaccttgagctagacacagagtgttgattgctgcatttacaatcctctagttagacataaaagttctccaagtccccactagattagctagacagagtgctgactggtgcatccacaaaccccgagctagacacagagtgctgattggcgcatatacaatcctccagctagacacaaaagttctccaagatcCCACCTGACTcaagagcccagctggcttcgcctAGTGGATCCCGCGCTGGGGCCGCTGggggagctgcctgccagtcccacgccaggcgcctgcactcctcagccctttgGTGGTTGATGGGACCAGGCGCCgcggagcagggggcggtgccgGCCGGGGAGACTCCGGACAGGGGCGGGGGCAGGGGAAGGCGCGGGCGGGGAGAGGCTGCGGCacggcgggctgcaggtcccgagccctgccccgcggggaagTGGCTGAGGCCCGGCGAGAATTCCAGCCCGGAGCAGGCGGGCTGGCGGTGCTGGGGAACCCGGCGCatcctccacagctgctggccctgggtgctaagcccctcactgcccagggcggTGGCGCCAGCCTGGCCCCTCAGAGTGCAGGGCCGCAGAGGTCGAGCCCACCCGGAACTTGCGTTGGCCTGCGTGTGCCGCGCGCAGCCTCAGTTCCCGCCTGTGcgtctccctccacacctccccacaagcagaAGGAGCCGGCTCGGGCCTTGGCCAGACCAGAGacgggctcccacagtgcagcggcggggcgaagggctcctcaagcgcggccagagtggacgccgaggccgaggaggcacggagagcgagcaagggctgcctgcacgctgtcacctctcattaaGGTACCTGCACTGTATGTGAACTGGTGGAGTGCTATTTGAAGGTGATCTTAGATTAGTAACAAATGTGTATTGGATACTCTGGGGGAACCACTAGAATAGTTGAAAAAGGAAGTATGCTTTACATGTTATGAGTGACATTAGGTTTGATAATGGATTTTTTAGATATAATATTAATACCAAAAGTTCtagctacaaaagaaaaaaatgatgttagaatttgttaaatttaaaatggaattttctgctctgtgaaagactgCAGAGAGttaaaagacaagccacaaactaggagaaaatatctgtaaaccaTATATGTAATAAAGTATTGGTatctaaacatgcaaataactctGAAAAGtgaataataagaaagcaaagaAGCCAATTACAAATGTGCATAGAATGTGAAAAGACACCTCACCCCTGCCCCCTAAATACCCATGGCAACtagcatataaaaatatgctcaacagcattttttttctttagagaaacacaaattaaaa harbors:
- the LOC134757208 gene encoding uncharacterized protein, coding for MSNGQEILKHNDMKQTTGPGRRRGAGGGAGRGDSGQGRGQGKARAGRGCGTAGCRSRALPRGEVAEARREFQPGAGGLAVLGNPAHPPQLLALGAKPLTAQGGGASLAPQSAGPQRSSPPGTCVGLRVPRAASVPACASPSTPPHKQKEPARALARPETGSHSAAAGRRAPQARPEWTPRPRRHGERARAACTLSPLIKTPRGIELLFSRNNQELKLYQVKNRSNNFEGAVRRVIEVVMNSKVTEAIM